The Sorangiineae bacterium MSr11367 genome window below encodes:
- the kbl gene encoding glycine C-acetyltransferase: protein MYGKAKEIYGAALKEIREAGLEKKERYILSPQSAEIRVGEKKEPVLNFCANNYLGLSSHPKVIEAAHAAIDTHGFGLSSVRFICGTQDAHKTLEKKISDFVGTEDAILYSSCFDANGGLFETLLGDDDAIISDALNHASIIDGVRLCKAERHRYPNGDLEALEKALRATQTKRLRLIATDGAFSMDGYLAKLDRIVELAEKYQAMVMVDDSHATGFIGKTGRGTPEHCGVMGKVDIITSTLGKALGGAAGGFTAARQEIVDLLRQRSRPYLFSNTLAPAIVGASIAVLDLLSSTTELRDRLAENTAAFRSKIAAAGFQTKEGVHPIVPIMLGDARLAQDMAAAMLDEGIYVIGFSYPVVPKGEARIRVQLSAGHTPEQVDRAVAAFTRVGKKLGVIKG, encoded by the coding sequence ATGTACGGCAAGGCCAAAGAGATCTATGGCGCAGCGCTAAAGGAGATTCGCGAAGCAGGGTTGGAGAAGAAGGAGCGGTACATCCTCTCGCCGCAGTCCGCGGAGATCCGCGTGGGCGAGAAGAAGGAGCCGGTCCTCAACTTTTGCGCGAACAACTACCTGGGGCTCTCGTCCCACCCCAAGGTCATCGAGGCGGCGCACGCGGCGATCGACACGCACGGCTTCGGCCTGTCGTCGGTGCGCTTCATCTGCGGCACGCAGGATGCGCACAAAACGCTGGAAAAGAAGATCTCGGACTTCGTCGGCACCGAAGACGCCATCCTCTACTCCTCGTGCTTCGACGCGAACGGCGGCTTGTTCGAGACCTTGCTCGGCGACGACGACGCGATCATCAGCGACGCGTTGAACCACGCCTCGATCATCGACGGAGTCCGCCTTTGCAAGGCCGAGCGCCATCGCTACCCCAACGGTGACCTGGAGGCCCTCGAGAAGGCGCTCCGCGCGACGCAGACGAAGCGCCTGCGCCTCATCGCGACGGACGGCGCGTTCTCCATGGACGGCTACCTCGCCAAGCTCGATCGGATCGTCGAGCTCGCCGAGAAGTACCAGGCCATGGTCATGGTCGACGACAGCCACGCCACGGGCTTCATCGGCAAGACCGGCCGCGGCACCCCGGAGCACTGCGGCGTCATGGGCAAGGTGGACATCATCACCTCGACCCTCGGCAAGGCCCTGGGCGGCGCCGCCGGTGGCTTCACCGCCGCACGCCAGGAGATCGTCGACCTTCTCCGCCAGCGTTCGCGCCCGTACCTGTTCTCGAACACCTTGGCACCCGCCATCGTGGGCGCATCCATTGCGGTGCTCGACCTTCTCTCGTCCACGACGGAGCTTCGCGATCGCTTGGCGGAGAACACCGCCGCCTTCCGCTCGAAGATCGCCGCCGCGGGCTTCCAGACGAAAGAGGGCGTGCACCCCATCGTTCCCATCATGCTGGGCGATGCCCGCCTCGCCCAGGACATGGCCGCCGCCATGCTGGACGAGGGCATCTACGTCATTGGCTTCTCGTACCCGGTCGTCCCCAAGGGCGAAGCGCGCATCCGCGTGCAGCTCTCCGCCGGCCACACCCCCGAGCAAGTCGACCGCGCCGTCGCAGCCTTCACCCGCGTGGGCAAAAAGCTCGGCGTGATCAAGGGATAG